In Streptomyces sp. NBC_01408, one DNA window encodes the following:
- a CDS encoding aminoglycoside phosphotransferase family protein has translation MYASTSSVSAPVRPHRTLQAGGGPYLEPGRPAAPAQGAVRARRMPGTGSQPLSGRIDFSGPQGAQLRTALASVQRICPEFAPVQVLRRSGRSVLLVGTTGRMTAVAKVLLDHSPEWRERYRHEIAAYRAFVRHRPPVRVPRLIAADPENCTLVVERMAGRVAALQRHPVEAPPRVDLRAALGAVCRVNQWRPPGELFGTPLNYSRRIVRDYELGLLTDRDLGDLQKLLHGVKLSGTALQFNHGDALLSNLLLSPAGPVLLDWEHAGWYLPGYDLATLWTVLGDAPAARSQISRLAQSAGPAARDAFLVNLMLVLTREIRMSETAVQRSMHATAPTQPLPAGALSSGEEQRLLLRRLHDDAGMARGAIRAAVGTR, from the coding sequence ATGTACGCATCAACATCCTCCGTGTCCGCACCGGTCCGGCCGCACCGCACGCTCCAGGCGGGCGGCGGCCCCTACCTCGAACCCGGCCGCCCGGCGGCCCCGGCGCAGGGCGCCGTACGGGCACGGCGGATGCCGGGCACCGGATCACAGCCGCTCAGCGGAAGAATCGACTTCTCCGGACCGCAGGGTGCGCAGCTGCGCACCGCGCTCGCCTCGGTGCAGCGGATCTGTCCGGAGTTCGCCCCGGTCCAGGTCCTGCGGCGCAGCGGCCGCTCGGTCCTCCTGGTGGGGACGACCGGTCGGATGACCGCCGTCGCGAAGGTATTACTGGATCACTCGCCGGAGTGGCGCGAGCGGTACCGGCACGAAATAGCGGCATACCGGGCGTTCGTCCGGCACCGCCCGCCGGTCCGGGTACCGCGGCTGATCGCCGCCGACCCGGAGAACTGCACCCTGGTGGTCGAGCGGATGGCCGGCCGGGTGGCGGCGCTCCAGAGGCACCCGGTCGAGGCCCCGCCGCGGGTCGACCTGCGGGCGGCCCTGGGCGCGGTCTGCCGGGTCAACCAGTGGCGTCCGCCGGGCGAGCTGTTCGGGACCCCGCTGAACTACTCGCGCCGGATCGTCCGTGACTACGAACTGGGCCTGCTGACCGACCGCGACCTGGGCGACCTGCAGAAGCTGCTGCACGGCGTCAAGCTGTCGGGCACGGCGCTGCAGTTCAACCACGGTGACGCGCTGCTGTCGAACCTGCTGCTGTCCCCCGCCGGGCCGGTCCTGCTCGACTGGGAGCACGCGGGCTGGTACCTGCCGGGCTACGACCTGGCCACGCTGTGGACGGTCCTGGGCGACGCCCCGGCCGCCCGCAGCCAGATCAGCCGCCTCGCCCAGTCGGCCGGTCCGGCCGCCCGGGACGCCTTCCTGGTCAACCTGATGCTGGTGCTGACCCGGGAGATCCGGATGTCCGAAACGGCGGTGCAGCGCTCGATGCACGCGACCGCCCCGACCCAGCCCCTTCCCGCGGGCGCGCTGTCCTCGGGCGAGGAGCAGCGGCTGCTGCTGCGCCGCCTGCACGACGACGCGGGAATGGCCCGCGGAGCCATCCGCGCGGCGGTCGGCACCCGCTGA